From a region of the Candidatus Pantoea bituminis genome:
- a CDS encoding DUF72 domain-containing protein, whose translation MTLRIGLPQWQHSHWKRWGIENLADYARLFHCVEGNTTLYALPNAETVLRWRDMTHDEFRFCFKFPATISHQAALQHSDDLLEEFLRLLDPLADRIGQYWLQLPARFSPQQLDQLWQFLDSLPRRFSYGVEVRHPEFFAKGEAERRLNSGLLERGVNRVILDSRPVHASTSQHPAALHARQQKPRVPPHALRTGSQPMVRFIGSDSVEESVPLFQIWLNKLAEWQQNSDPLLFLHTPDMGEVFPLIQALWPQLQQLDPSIGSGPDWPQQDSLF comes from the coding sequence GTGACGCTTCGTATCGGCCTGCCGCAATGGCAGCATTCGCACTGGAAACGTTGGGGAATTGAGAACCTGGCGGATTATGCACGCCTCTTTCACTGTGTTGAGGGTAACACCACGCTTTACGCGTTACCGAATGCTGAAACGGTATTGCGCTGGCGCGACATGACACATGATGAATTCCGCTTCTGCTTCAAATTCCCTGCCACCATTAGTCATCAGGCCGCGTTACAGCACAGCGATGATTTGCTCGAGGAATTTTTGCGTCTGCTCGATCCTCTTGCCGATCGCATCGGGCAATATTGGTTGCAGTTGCCCGCCCGCTTTTCACCGCAACAACTCGACCAACTGTGGCAGTTTCTGGACAGCTTGCCGCGCCGTTTCTCTTATGGCGTTGAGGTTCGACATCCTGAATTCTTTGCCAAAGGGGAAGCGGAACGCAGATTAAATAGCGGGCTGCTGGAACGTGGTGTTAATCGCGTCATCCTCGACAGCCGACCGGTGCATGCTTCAACCTCGCAACATCCCGCTGCACTGCATGCGCGCCAGCAAAAACCGCGCGTTCCGCCCCATGCACTGCGCACGGGATCACAGCCGATGGTGCGGTTTATCGGCAGCGACAGTGTGGAAGAGAGCGTACCGCTGTTTCAAATTTGGCTGAATAAACTGGCGGAATGGCAGCAAAACAGCGATCCCCTGCTCTTTCTACACACCCCCGATATGGGGGAGGTTTTTCCGCTGATACAAGCGCTTTGGCCGCAGTTACAGCAGTTAGATCCCAGCATCGGTAGCGGGCCCGACTGGCCGCAACAGGATTCACTGTTTTAA
- the cmoB gene encoding tRNA 5-methoxyuridine(34)/uridine 5-oxyacetic acid(34) synthase CmoB, whose product MIDFGRFYQQIAVGPLAQWLEVLPGQISTWQRENLHGHFRDWYKSLEYLPLLEPQRLDLLHSVSADRDDISDRHRQGIEKLLRNLMPWRKGPYSLYGTEINTEWRSDWKWERVLPHISSLAGRTVLDVGCGSGYHMWRMIGAGAHFVVGIDPMQLFLCQFEAVRKLLNDDRRAHLLPIGIEQLPALQAFDTVFSMGVLYHRRSPLDHLLQLKNQLVSGGELVLETLVIEGDVNQVLVPGERYAQMRNVFFIPSAEALKSWLEKSGFVDVRIVDYAVTSTDEQRRTDWMISESLAEFLDPNDPGKTVEGYPAPLRAVLVATKP is encoded by the coding sequence ATGATCGATTTTGGCCGTTTTTATCAGCAAATTGCCGTCGGCCCGCTCGCCCAATGGCTTGAAGTCTTGCCTGGGCAAATCAGCACCTGGCAACGTGAAAACCTGCATGGGCACTTCCGCGACTGGTATAAGTCACTGGAATACTTACCGCTGCTTGAGCCGCAACGTCTGGATTTATTGCACAGCGTGAGCGCGGATCGCGACGACATCAGCGATCGTCATCGTCAAGGCATTGAGAAATTGCTGCGCAACCTGATGCCGTGGCGCAAAGGCCCCTATTCGTTGTATGGCACTGAAATTAATACGGAATGGCGTTCTGACTGGAAATGGGAACGGGTGTTACCGCACATCTCCTCGTTAGCCGGTCGTACGGTTCTGGATGTGGGCTGCGGCAGCGGTTATCACATGTGGCGCATGATCGGTGCAGGCGCACATTTTGTGGTGGGCATCGATCCCATGCAGTTGTTTTTGTGCCAGTTCGAGGCGGTACGAAAACTGCTGAATGACGATCGGCGTGCACATCTGCTGCCCATCGGCATTGAACAACTGCCCGCTTTACAAGCCTTTGATACCGTATTTTCCATGGGCGTGCTCTATCATCGCCGTTCGCCGCTGGATCACCTGCTTCAGCTGAAAAATCAGCTGGTGAGCGGTGGTGAACTGGTGTTGGAAACGCTGGTGATCGAGGGCGACGTGAATCAGGTGCTGGTGCCAGGCGAACGTTATGCGCAGATGCGTAATGTGTTCTTTATTCCGTCTGCCGAAGCGTTGAAAAGCTGGCTAGAAAAAAGCGGCTTCGTTGATGTGCGTATCGTAGATTATGCGGTAACGTCCACCGATGAACAGCGCCGCACCGATTGGATGATCAGCGAATCGCTGGCCGAGTTCCTGGATCCCAACGATCCAGGCAAAACGGTTGAAGGTTATCCCGCTCCGCTGCGTGCCGTGTTAGTCGCCACCAAGCCGTAA
- a CDS encoding glycerol dehydrogenase — MSKFIFSSPRKYVQGAGVLDELGPYIAELGNHAFLVADDIVWKLIGERAQQALKTANIDFVWQQFNGEASSNEINRLSELAKAQGCNVIVGLGGGKTLDTVKAIADELKQPVVIVPTIASTDAPCSALSVIYSDSGVFESYRFYNKNPDLVLVDTAVCANAPARLFASGIADGLATWVEAQAVARSHAKSMVNGDPTIAGLAIARACEETLLKWGFSAYTAVSEKRVTPAVEAVVEANTLLSGLGFENGGLAGAHAIHNGFTAIDGEIHHLTHGEKVAYGTLTQMVLEQRPDEEIARYIRFYRSINMPTTLKALHLENESWENLVKIGALANSDGDTLKNLNPNLSPEDIANAIVALDAFSKTVN, encoded by the coding sequence ATGAGTAAATTTATCTTCTCTTCACCCCGTAAATATGTGCAAGGCGCTGGTGTGTTGGACGAACTGGGTCCTTACATCGCTGAGTTGGGCAATCATGCTTTTCTGGTCGCGGATGATATCGTCTGGAAATTGATTGGTGAGCGTGCACAACAGGCGCTGAAAACCGCCAATATTGACTTCGTCTGGCAACAGTTCAATGGCGAAGCCTCTAGCAACGAAATTAACCGCCTGAGCGAATTAGCCAAAGCGCAGGGCTGTAACGTGATTGTTGGCCTTGGCGGCGGTAAAACGCTGGATACGGTGAAAGCCATTGCTGACGAATTGAAGCAGCCGGTGGTGATTGTGCCGACGATCGCCTCAACCGATGCGCCTTGTAGCGCCCTTTCAGTGATCTATTCCGACAGCGGCGTGTTTGAAAGCTATCGCTTTTACAACAAAAACCCTGATTTGGTGTTGGTCGATACCGCCGTGTGCGCCAATGCGCCTGCGCGACTGTTTGCTTCAGGTATTGCCGATGGTTTGGCAACCTGGGTCGAAGCACAAGCCGTGGCCCGCTCACATGCGAAATCAATGGTCAACGGCGATCCCACCATTGCCGGTTTGGCGATTGCGCGTGCCTGTGAAGAAACGCTGCTGAAATGGGGTTTCAGTGCCTATACCGCCGTCAGTGAAAAACGTGTTACCCCTGCGGTGGAAGCGGTAGTGGAAGCTAACACGCTGCTTTCCGGTTTAGGATTTGAAAATGGTGGACTGGCGGGTGCCCATGCGATCCACAACGGCTTTACGGCCATCGACGGCGAGATTCATCACCTCACACACGGCGAGAAAGTCGCTTACGGCACGTTAACGCAAATGGTATTAGAACAGCGCCCGGATGAAGAGATTGCCCGCTATATTCGCTTCTATCGCTCCATCAATATGCCTACCACGTTGAAAGCGTTGCATCTGGAAAACGAGAGTTGGGAGAATTTAGTTAAAATCGGTGCGCTAGCCAACAGTGACGGCGACACGCTGAAAAACCTCAACCCTAATCTCTCGCCAGAAGATATCGCTAATGCGATTGTGGCGTTGGACGCGTTTAGTAAAACAGTTAACTAA
- the argS gene encoding arginine--tRNA ligase, whose amino-acid sequence MNIQALLSAKVSQAMVLAGAPADCEPQVRQSAKVQFGDYQANGIMAVAKKLGQAPRQLAETVLQNLDLTGIASKVEIAGPGFINIFLDRQWLAENAKQALRLPRLGVTLAEPQTIVIDYSAPNVAKEMHVGHVRSTIIGDAAVRTLEFLGHNVIRANHVGDWGTQFGMLIAFLEKQQNEDHAEMALADLEEFYREAKRTYDEDPAFAERARGYVVKLQGGDAYCREMWKKLVDITMSQNQKIYDRLNVTLSRKDVMGESLYNDMLPGIVSDLKDKGLAVESEGATVVFLDEFQNKEGDPMGVIIQKKDGGYLYTTTDIACAKYRYETLHADRVLYYIDSRQHQHLLQAWTIVRKAGYVPENVPLEHHAFGMMLGKDGRPFKTRSGGTIKLADLLDEAYQRAYTLVREKNPEMREEEVKQLAEIVGIGAVKYADLSKSRTTDYIFDWDNMLAFEGNTAPYLLYAYTRVLSVFRKAGIDAETLDADLFITEDREALLATRLLQFEEVITQVARDGTPHVMCAYLYDLAGLFSGFYEHCPILSAEEERTRLSRLQLAALTAKTLQQGLDTLGIQTVERM is encoded by the coding sequence GTGAATATTCAGGCACTTCTTTCCGCAAAAGTCAGTCAGGCAATGGTTTTAGCCGGCGCGCCCGCCGATTGCGAACCTCAGGTTCGTCAGTCAGCCAAGGTTCAGTTTGGTGATTATCAGGCAAACGGCATTATGGCCGTGGCGAAAAAACTGGGACAAGCGCCGCGACAATTAGCTGAGACCGTGTTGCAGAATCTTGATCTGACAGGCATCGCCAGCAAAGTTGAGATTGCCGGACCGGGCTTCATCAATATTTTCCTTGACCGTCAATGGCTGGCTGAAAACGCTAAGCAAGCGCTGCGTTTGCCTCGTTTAGGCGTGACGCTGGCTGAACCTCAAACTATCGTGATCGATTACTCTGCGCCCAATGTCGCGAAAGAGATGCACGTTGGTCACGTGCGCTCCACCATCATCGGTGATGCCGCCGTACGCACTCTGGAGTTTCTGGGACATAACGTGATTCGTGCTAATCACGTTGGCGACTGGGGAACGCAGTTCGGCATGCTGATCGCCTTTCTTGAGAAGCAGCAGAACGAAGATCATGCAGAAATGGCGCTGGCAGATCTGGAAGAGTTTTATCGTGAAGCGAAACGTACCTATGACGAAGATCCTGCGTTTGCCGAGCGCGCACGCGGTTACGTGGTAAAACTGCAAGGTGGCGACGCCTATTGCCGTGAGATGTGGAAGAAGCTGGTCGACATCACCATGAGTCAGAACCAGAAAATTTATGACCGTCTGAACGTGACGCTGAGCCGTAAAGATGTCATGGGTGAAAGCCTCTACAACGATATGCTGCCAGGCATCGTCAGCGATCTGAAAGACAAAGGCTTAGCCGTCGAAAGCGAAGGCGCAACCGTGGTGTTTCTGGACGAGTTCCAGAACAAAGAAGGCGATCCCATGGGCGTTATCATCCAGAAAAAGGATGGCGGATACCTTTACACCACTACCGATATTGCCTGTGCCAAATACCGTTATGAAACACTGCATGCCGATCGTGTGCTGTATTACATCGATTCTCGTCAGCATCAGCATCTGCTGCAAGCCTGGACTATCGTGCGTAAAGCGGGTTATGTCCCGGAGAATGTGCCGCTTGAGCACCATGCGTTTGGCATGATGTTAGGTAAAGATGGACGTCCTTTCAAAACGCGTAGCGGCGGCACCATTAAACTCGCCGATCTGCTGGATGAAGCTTATCAGCGTGCTTACACGCTGGTGCGTGAGAAAAATCCTGAGATGCGTGAAGAAGAGGTGAAACAGCTGGCGGAAATCGTCGGTATTGGCGCCGTGAAATACGCTGACCTGTCGAAAAGCCGTACCACGGATTACATCTTCGACTGGGATAACATGCTGGCCTTTGAAGGCAATACTGCCCCGTACTTGCTGTATGCCTACACTCGCGTGCTGTCGGTCTTCCGCAAAGCGGGTATCGATGCAGAAACGCTGGATGCCGATCTGTTTATCACTGAAGATCGCGAAGCGCTGCTGGCGACCCGCTTGTTGCAGTTCGAAGAAGTGATCACCCAAGTCGCGCGTGATGGTACGCCGCATGTGATGTGTGCTTATCTGTATGACCTCGCGGGTCTCTTCTCTGGCTTCTATGAGCATTGCCCCATTCTCAGCGCGGAAGAAGAACGTACCCGCCTGAGCCGTTTGCAGCTTGCGGCGCTTACTGCTAAAACCTTGCAGCAAGGTCTCGATACCTTGGGTATCCAAACCGTCGAACGTATGTAA
- a CDS encoding VOC family protein — protein MKSTFPPQLDDLKADLVRFEKSLESFSERLGLSLGDLESDHIAVRCHQNATAERWKQGFLQIGCQFSEAMINGRPICLFKLHQPIEVAGWQLDVIELPWPGEKRYRHEGWEHVEIVLRGEPETLGMRAMALLSDDALTQPGISFKTSSPKGENERLPNPTLAVTDGQTTIKFHPWRLEEIVASEAD, from the coding sequence GTGAAGAGCACTTTTCCCCCACAATTAGACGATTTAAAGGCAGATTTAGTGCGATTCGAGAAATCGTTAGAGAGTTTTTCTGAACGCTTAGGTCTCTCATTAGGCGATCTCGAATCTGATCACATTGCTGTTCGTTGTCACCAAAACGCAACGGCAGAGCGCTGGAAGCAGGGTTTTTTACAAATTGGCTGCCAGTTTTCTGAAGCGATGATCAACGGCCGGCCGATTTGCCTGTTTAAGTTACATCAGCCCATTGAGGTCGCTGGCTGGCAACTCGACGTGATTGAACTGCCTTGGCCAGGTGAAAAACGCTACCGTCATGAAGGTTGGGAACATGTTGAAATCGTCCTGCGCGGCGAACCTGAAACGCTGGGCATGCGAGCGATGGCGCTGTTATCAGATGACGCGCTAACGCAGCCGGGCATCTCATTTAAAACCAGTTCGCCGAAAGGAGAAAATGAGCGTTTGCCCAACCCGACCTTAGCGGTAACAGATGGGCAAACCACAATAAAGTTTCATCCGTGGCGACTGGAAGAGATTGTCGCCAGCGAGGCAGATTAA
- a CDS encoding MalY/PatB family protein, translated as MAFNFDQRIDRRHSDSLKWHKYADQDILPLWVADTDFRSPECIIDAIKARVEHGIFGYGDKPNGLIDIAVQRFASRYQWHVDPAWIVPLPGVVSGLNISVRAFTAADEITVAPTPIYPPFRGAAKLAERGQLNLPLVLNEHRWVMDIDAANQQMSGKEKLLMLCNPQNPGGTVYRRDELEAQLAFAQQHDLIVCTDEIHCDLLLEPGVQHIPFASLSEDAAQRSITLISPSKTFNIAGLGASLAIIPNAELRARFNRVRQGIVPSVDILSLVAAEAAWRDGDAWLEAQLVYLRRNRDWLVEQVNALPGLTMTSPEATYLGWIDASALNVASPALYFEKYGLGFSPGRDFGDDKFVRLNFGCTRALLEEAVVRLGKAVNARV; from the coding sequence ATGGCATTCAATTTTGACCAACGGATAGACCGTCGTCACAGCGATAGCCTTAAATGGCACAAATATGCGGACCAGGACATTCTGCCATTGTGGGTAGCTGATACTGATTTCCGTTCGCCCGAGTGCATTATCGATGCGATCAAAGCCCGCGTTGAACATGGAATTTTTGGCTATGGCGATAAGCCAAACGGTTTGATTGATATTGCCGTTCAGCGCTTCGCCTCGCGCTATCAGTGGCACGTCGATCCGGCATGGATCGTTCCATTACCGGGCGTCGTCAGCGGGTTAAATATTTCGGTTCGCGCGTTTACCGCAGCCGATGAAATCACTGTTGCGCCAACGCCCATTTATCCGCCCTTTCGCGGTGCTGCCAAACTCGCTGAACGCGGCCAGCTGAATCTGCCGTTAGTGCTTAATGAGCATCGTTGGGTCATGGACATTGATGCCGCCAACCAGCAGATGAGTGGCAAAGAGAAATTACTGATGCTGTGTAACCCACAGAATCCTGGCGGAACGGTCTATCGTCGTGATGAACTGGAAGCGCAGCTTGCTTTTGCTCAGCAACATGATTTGATTGTTTGCACCGATGAAATTCACTGCGATTTATTGCTGGAACCGGGCGTGCAGCACATTCCTTTCGCCTCACTCAGTGAAGATGCCGCGCAGCGCAGCATTACGCTTATTTCCCCCTCAAAAACCTTCAACATCGCCGGATTGGGCGCTTCACTGGCGATCATTCCTAATGCTGAATTACGTGCCCGCTTCAATCGCGTGCGTCAGGGCATTGTCCCTTCCGTGGATATTCTGTCGCTGGTTGCTGCCGAAGCCGCGTGGCGGGACGGCGATGCGTGGTTAGAAGCACAACTCGTCTATTTACGGCGTAATCGCGACTGGCTGGTCGAGCAGGTCAATGCGCTGCCGGGCCTGACGATGACATCACCCGAAGCCACCTATTTGGGTTGGATCGATGCCAGCGCGCTCAACGTCGCCAGCCCGGCGCTCTATTTTGAAAAATATGGACTTGGCTTTTCACCAGGTCGTGACTTTGGCGATGATAAGTTTGTACGGCTGAATTTTGGCTGCACCCGTGCGCTGCTGGAAGAAGCGGTCGTGCGGCTGGGCAAAGCCGTCAACGCCCGCGTTTAA
- the aspS gene encoding aspartate--tRNA ligase: MRSEYCGQLNLSHVGQQVTLCGWVNRRRDLGSLIFIDMRDREGIVQVFFDPDRQDAFKLASELRNEFCIQITGTVRARDDKNKNAEMATGEVEVFAEALTIINRSEPLPLDSNQNNSEEARLKYRYLDLRRPEMVQRLKTRAKITSFVRRFMDDEGFLDIETPMLTKATPEGARDYLVPSRVHKGKFYALPQSPQLFKQLLMMSGFDRYYQIVKCFRDEDLRADRQPEFTQIDVETSFLSAPQVREIMERLIRNLWQDVKGVDLGAFPQMTFAEAMRRYGSDKPDLRNPMELIDVGDLLQNVEFQVFSGPANDPKGRVAALRVPTGAQLSRKQIDEYGKFVEIYGAKGLAWMKVNDRASGLEGVQSPVAKFLNAEIVEEILNRTRAQDGDIIFFGADRAKVVADALGALRLKVGRELNVTDEKAWAPLWVIDFPMFEEDEEGGLAAMHHPFTAPKEMSAEQLAADPTLAVANAYDMVINGYEVGGGSVRIHHGKMQQTVFSILGIEEHEQREKFGFLLDALKFGTPPHAGLAFGLDRLTMLLTGTDNIRDVIAFPKTTAAACLMTEAPSEANPASLLELGIQVVKKEKPESK; this comes from the coding sequence ATGCGTTCAGAATATTGCGGACAGCTCAATCTGTCTCATGTAGGTCAGCAAGTCACTCTTTGCGGCTGGGTCAACCGCCGTCGCGATCTGGGAAGCCTGATATTTATCGATATGCGCGACCGTGAAGGCATCGTGCAGGTGTTCTTCGATCCCGATCGTCAGGATGCTTTCAAGCTGGCGTCTGAACTGCGCAACGAATTCTGTATCCAGATCACCGGAACCGTGCGTGCGCGTGACGACAAAAATAAAAATGCCGAGATGGCAACCGGCGAAGTGGAGGTGTTTGCTGAAGCGCTGACTATCATCAACCGCTCCGAGCCGCTGCCACTCGACTCCAATCAGAACAACAGCGAAGAAGCGCGCCTGAAATACCGTTACTTGGATCTGCGTCGTCCAGAAATGGTTCAGCGTTTGAAAACCCGCGCGAAAATTACCAGCTTCGTGCGTCGCTTTATGGATGATGAAGGCTTTCTCGATATTGAAACCCCAATGCTGACCAAAGCCACGCCAGAAGGTGCGCGTGACTATCTGGTGCCAAGCCGCGTGCATAAAGGCAAGTTTTATGCGCTGCCGCAATCACCTCAGCTGTTCAAACAGCTGCTGATGATGTCGGGTTTTGATCGCTATTATCAAATCGTTAAGTGCTTCCGTGATGAAGACTTACGTGCCGATCGCCAGCCAGAATTTACCCAGATTGATGTGGAAACCTCTTTCCTGAGCGCGCCACAAGTGCGTGAAATTATGGAACGTTTAATCCGTAATCTTTGGCAAGATGTGAAAGGTGTGGATCTGGGTGCGTTCCCGCAGATGACCTTTGCGGAAGCGATGCGCCGTTACGGCTCAGACAAGCCAGACCTGCGTAACCCAATGGAACTGATTGACGTGGGCGACCTGCTGCAAAACGTCGAATTCCAGGTGTTCTCTGGTCCGGCTAACGATCCAAAAGGTCGCGTTGCCGCGCTGCGTGTGCCAACCGGTGCCCAGCTGAGCCGCAAGCAGATTGATGAATACGGCAAGTTTGTGGAAATTTATGGCGCCAAAGGCTTGGCGTGGATGAAGGTCAACGATCGTGCGAGTGGCCTTGAGGGCGTTCAAAGCCCGGTGGCGAAATTCCTGAATGCGGAAATCGTTGAAGAGATTCTGAATCGTACCCGCGCACAAGATGGCGACATCATTTTCTTTGGTGCTGATCGCGCCAAAGTCGTGGCTGATGCGCTGGGCGCGCTGCGTCTGAAAGTGGGGCGTGAGCTGAACGTCACTGATGAGAAAGCCTGGGCACCGCTGTGGGTGATCGACTTCCCGATGTTTGAAGAAGATGAAGAGGGCGGCCTGGCAGCGATGCACCACCCATTCACTGCGCCGAAAGAGATGAGCGCAGAGCAGCTGGCAGCAGATCCTACGCTGGCAGTAGCCAATGCCTATGACATGGTGATCAATGGTTATGAAGTGGGCGGCGGTTCGGTGCGTATCCATCACGGCAAAATGCAGCAAACCGTGTTCAGTATTTTGGGTATCGAAGAGCATGAGCAGCGTGAGAAGTTTGGCTTCCTGCTGGATGCGCTGAAATTTGGTACGCCGCCGCACGCAGGTCTGGCGTTTGGTCTGGATCGTCTGACCATGCTGCTGACCGGCACCGACAATATTCGCGACGTCATTGCGTTCCCAAAAACCACTGCCGCGGCGTGTCTGATGACTGAAGCCCCTAGCGAAGCCAACCCCGCTTCGTTGCTGGAATTAGGTATTCAGGTCGTTAAGAAAGAAAAGCCAGAGTCGAAATAA
- a CDS encoding MAPEG family protein — protein MVSALYVVLGALLVMKFTLDVVRHRRQYRVAYGDGGVYDLKMAIRIHGNAIETIPLALLLLIVMEMNGADIWMIHLTALLFFMGRLLHAYGLRHSVMKGRKYGMMFTLFALCGMTIFNLIYLPWELVLTLH, from the coding sequence ATGGTTAGCGCGTTGTATGTGGTGTTAGGTGCCTTGTTAGTGATGAAGTTTACGCTGGATGTGGTGCGCCACCGCCGGCAATATCGCGTGGCTTATGGTGATGGCGGCGTTTACGATTTGAAAATGGCGATACGCATTCATGGAAATGCCATCGAAACCATTCCGCTTGCATTGCTGCTGCTGATCGTCATGGAAATGAACGGCGCGGACATCTGGATGATTCATCTGACTGCACTGCTGTTTTTCATGGGTCGCTTACTTCACGCTTACGGTTTACGTCACAGCGTCATGAAAGGACGTAAATATGGCATGATGTTCACGCTTTTTGCCCTGTGTGGCATGACCATTTTCAACCTGATTTACCTGCCGTGGGAATTGGTGTTGACGCTACATTAA
- the cmoA gene encoding carboxy-S-adenosyl-L-methionine synthase CmoA, whose translation MSDRDTLFSAPIDKLGDWTFDERVAEVFPDMIQRSVPGYSNIISMIGMLAERFVQPDSQVYDLGCSLGAATLSVRRNIHVPGCTIIAVDNSPAMVERCRRHLDAFRADTPVTVLEADIRDIEITNASMVVLNFTLQFLEPPARLALLKKIWQGLNPGGALVVSEKFSFEDAEVGELLFNMHHDFKRANGYSELEISQKRSMLENVMLTDSVEAHKARLKAAGFSHAELWFQCFNFGSLVALK comes from the coding sequence ATGTCTGACCGCGATACGCTATTTTCCGCGCCCATCGATAAACTGGGCGACTGGACCTTTGACGAGCGCGTGGCTGAAGTCTTTCCCGACATGATTCAGCGCTCGGTGCCCGGCTACTCCAACATCATTTCGATGATTGGCATGCTGGCAGAACGCTTCGTTCAGCCCGATAGCCAGGTTTATGACCTTGGCTGTTCGTTAGGCGCGGCGACCTTATCGGTGCGCCGCAATATTCACGTGCCGGGCTGTACCATTATTGCCGTGGACAACTCGCCGGCAATGGTCGAGCGCTGCCGTCGCCATCTTGATGCGTTTCGCGCTGACACACCGGTCACGGTGCTGGAAGCCGATATCCGCGATATCGAGATTACCAACGCCTCAATGGTGGTGCTTAACTTCACGCTGCAATTCCTTGAACCGCCAGCGCGCTTAGCGCTGCTGAAGAAGATCTGGCAAGGTCTGAATCCGGGCGGTGCGTTAGTGGTCTCTGAGAAGTTCAGCTTTGAAGATGCGGAAGTGGGAGAACTGCTGTTCAACATGCATCACGATTTCAAACGCGCTAACGGCTACAGCGAGCTGGAGATCAGCCAAAAACGCAGCATGTTAGAAAACGTGATGCTGACTGACAGTGTGGAAGCACATAAAGCACGTCTGAAAGCGGCGGGCTTTTCGCATGCTGAGCTGTGGTTCCAGTGTTTTAATTTTGGTTCGTTGGTGGCGTTGAAATGA
- the cutC gene encoding copper homeostasis protein CutC codes for MTKLEICCYGVDCAMTAQQAGADRVELCAAPREGGLTPSAGTLEAARRELSIPVHPIVRPRGGDFCYTAREFEVMKSDVALIRELGFPGLVVGMLDEDAHINHAQMRQIMALCDGVSVTFHRAFDLCHSPKRALKELTDLGVARILTSGQQQSAENGIALLKELNDLSEGPIIMAGAGVRLSNLQKFLDMGIREVHSSASHLVVSPMRYRKAGVSMCSEAETDEFSRYCVDSDVVEAMRSVMQMNSVRVA; via the coding sequence ATGACCAAACTGGAAATTTGTTGTTACGGCGTGGATTGCGCAATGACCGCGCAGCAGGCTGGAGCCGATCGCGTTGAGCTGTGCGCAGCGCCGCGTGAAGGGGGATTAACACCCTCGGCTGGGACGCTGGAAGCAGCCCGACGCGAACTTTCGATTCCGGTTCATCCGATTGTCAGGCCGCGCGGTGGCGATTTTTGCTATACCGCCCGCGAATTTGAAGTAATGAAATCGGATGTGGCGTTGATCCGTGAATTGGGCTTTCCGGGGCTGGTGGTGGGAATGCTGGATGAAGATGCCCACATCAACCATGCGCAAATGCGGCAAATCATGGCGCTGTGCGACGGCGTTTCAGTGACATTCCATCGTGCATTTGACCTGTGCCATAGTCCTAAACGTGCACTGAAGGAGTTGACCGATCTCGGCGTCGCGCGCATTCTGACTTCAGGCCAGCAGCAAAGCGCGGAAAACGGAATTGCATTGTTGAAGGAACTAAATGATCTCAGTGAAGGTCCTATTATCATGGCAGGTGCAGGCGTTCGCCTGAGTAACCTACAGAAGTTTCTCGATATGGGCATTCGTGAAGTTCACAGCTCGGCCAGCCACCTTGTGGTATCGCCGATGCGTTACCGAAAAGCCGGTGTTTCAATGTGTTCTGAAGCCGAAACCGATGAGTTCAGTCGCTATTGCGTAGATAGTGATGTGGTGGAAGCCATGAGAAGTGTGATGCAGATGAACAGCGTTCGGGTCGCCTGA
- a CDS encoding LysE family translocator — protein MTTTLISFLFAITILTLTPGFDTALVLRSAAAQGWKRASVTALGVTLGCLLWGVAVGLGLGALLLASEIAYNLLKWLGAAYLLYLGLKLLFNPRSQPEDVKSSDSAQQRYLTCFSRGLLGNLLNPKVGVFYVTFLPQFIPAGASVALWCTLMALAHMLLGLVWNAVLIGGSHYFARHLRQPRILKIMDRLTGCVFIGFAAKLAFSRR, from the coding sequence ATGACCACGACTTTGATCTCTTTTCTGTTCGCCATTACGATTTTGACGCTAACACCAGGATTCGACACCGCGTTGGTACTGCGATCTGCTGCGGCGCAGGGATGGAAGCGTGCCAGCGTGACGGCATTGGGCGTGACGTTAGGCTGTTTGCTTTGGGGTGTGGCGGTGGGATTAGGATTGGGCGCGCTGCTGCTGGCCTCTGAAATAGCCTACAATTTGCTGAAATGGCTGGGCGCAGCGTATCTGCTCTATCTGGGATTGAAGCTGCTGTTTAACCCTCGTAGCCAACCTGAAGACGTTAAAAGCAGCGATTCCGCACAGCAGCGTTATCTCACCTGCTTTAGCCGTGGATTGCTCGGTAATCTGCTCAACCCCAAAGTGGGTGTTTTCTACGTGACCTTTTTGCCGCAATTTATTCCTGCTGGCGCGTCGGTGGCGTTATGGTGCACGTTGATGGCGCTGGCGCATATGCTGTTGGGCTTGGTGTGGAACGCGGTGCTGATAGGGGGCAGTCACTATTTTGCCCGCCACTTGCGTCAGCCCCGCATCTTAAAAATAATGGATCGTTTGACGGGATGCGTGTTTATTGGATTTGCGGCGAAGCTGGCCTTTTCTCGTCGGTAA